The following are from one region of the Rhipicephalus microplus isolate Deutch F79 chromosome 1, USDA_Rmic, whole genome shotgun sequence genome:
- the Fem-1 gene encoding protein fem-1 homolog B, which produces MIAQRYRQPSLPQTTMDDQSKETLRSKIYCAAREGLPVTLFALLASVPKCDYRDYLSSLVADKEQKCTPLLIAARNGHRRVVQTLLENFDCAVGLEQEGTVQFDGYVIEGATPLWCAAGAGHLDIVRLLVLRGADVNHPTRTISTPLRAASFDGRLDIVRFLVEHGADIHIPNKYNNTCLMIAAYKGHLDVVRYLLSRGADTNTQALCGATALQFAAEHGHLDIVRELLEGGARILANGIGMTPLLAAAERTKAEVVEYLVKQPWCTRREEVDALELLGASFANDKDNYSLERAFRYLELAMREREREPRLLKERGPVVAAYDSRVECATLDELYSIRDDPHALHMESLVIRERILGPHNPELPHHVVYRGAVFADSAAFDRCLQLWLHALRLRSAARLPLRKDLLRFAQVFSQMLHIGVEVPPGAVAQILSASIHELESGSDEDNDANMLTSLYLLVVVGKLRYSSASQEHELMRLIYRLVKLGRVTREGCTLLHLCVSADTPVDDFHTKNICHFPCTDTTRLLLRCGADPNAVDARRNTPLHAIVTYQKPISDFLTLHSIIVALIEAGVHADATNARGETAAESATTGVAEVILRTQTQVTLRCLAARAVAKYGLSYHAGEIPRSLVHFVEMHGGRTRPLPRPGAD; this is translated from the exons aTGATAGCACAGCGGTACCGGCAGCCTAGTTTGCCGCAAACAACGATGGATGACCAATCGAAGGAGACTCTGCGCTCCAAGATCTACTGTGCCGCTCGCGAGGGTCTCCCAGTGACTCTGTTCGCCCTGCTAGCCAGCGTACCGAAATGCGATTATCGTGATTACCTAAGCTCTCTGGTGGCGGACAAGGAACAAAAATGCACACCTCTGCTCATCGCAGCTCGCAACGGACATCGGCGGGTGGTGCAAACGTTGCTCGAAAACTTTGATTGCGCGGTGGGACTGGAACAGGAAGGCACTGTCCAATTCGACGGATACGTCATCGAAGGCGCAACTCCGTTGTGGTGCGCGGCCGGTGCAGGCCACCTGGACATCGTCCGCTTACTCGTGCTGCGCGGTGCTGACGTGAATCACCCGACGCGCACGATATCGACGCCGTTGCGAGCGGCCAGCTTCGACGGGAGGCTGGACATCGTTCGCTTCCTCGTGGAACACGGCGCCGACATCCACATTCCCAATAAGTACAACAACACTTGTctcatgatcgccgcctacaagGGTCACTTGGACGTCGTGCGCTATTTGCTGTCGCGCGGTGCGGACACCAACACGCAGGCGCTATGCGGTGCGACAGCGCTACAATTTGCTGCCGAGCACGGGCACCTGGACATAGTGCGCGAGCTTTTGGAAGGCGGCGCCCGTATTCTGGCCAACGGTATCGGCATGACGCCTTTGCTCGCCGCCGCAGAGCGCACGAAGGCCGAGGTGGTGGAGTATCTCGTCAAGCAGCCGTGGTGCACGCGCCGAGAGGAGGTCGACGCACTCGAACTGCTAGGCGCTTCGTTCGCAAACGACAAGGACAACTACAGCCTGGAGCGAGCCTTCCGCTACCTCGAGCTGGCCATGAGGGAGCGGGAGCGCGAGCCCCGACTTCTCAAAGAGCGCGGCCCAGTTGTGGCCGCGTACGACTCGCGCGTCGAGTGCGCTACGCTTGACGAGCTGTACAGCATCAGGGACGACCCGCACGCCCTGCACATGGAGTCCCTGGTGATCCGCGAGCGCATCCTGGGACCGCACAACCCGGAGCTGCCCCATCACGTTGTCTACAG GGGTGCAGTGTTTGCTGACAGTGCAGCATTTGATCGCTGCTTGCAACTATGGCTGCACGCTCTTCGACTGAGATCAGCTGCCAGACTTCCTCTGCGCAAGGACCTATTGCGATTTGCCCAA GTTTTCAGCCAGATGCTGCACATTGGAGTTGAAGTGCCACCAGGTGCAGTTGCCCAGATTTTGTCGGCTTCCATTCACGAACTGGAGTCGGGTTCCGATGAGGACAATGATGCCAATATGCTGACTTCCCTGTACCTGTTGGTGGTAGTGGGCAAGCTCCGCTACTCTTCGGCCAGTCAGGAGCACGAGCTCATGAGGCTCATCTACCGCCTCGTGAAGTTGGGCCG GGTTACTAGAGAGGGGTGCACGCTGCTTCACCTGTGCGTGAGTGCCGACACACCCGTGGACGATTTTCATACTAAGAACATCTGCCACTTCCCATGCACTGACACAACTCGGCTGCTCCTCCGTTGCGGCGCTGATCCGAACGCAGTTGATGCGAGGCGCAACACACCCCTGCATGCCATCGTCACGTACCAAAAGCCAATCAGTGACTTTCTCACATTGCACTCTATCATTGTAGCCTTGATTGAGGCAGGAGTGCATGCGGATGCAACTAACGCACGTGGAGAGACAGCGGCAGAATCGGCAACAACGGGTGTTGCAGAGGTGATTCTGCGCACTCAGACCCAGGTGACTCTGCGCTGCTTGGCTGCACGTGCCGTGGCGAAGTACGGACTCAGTTATCATGCGGGCGAGATCCCGCGGTCTCTTGTGCACTTTGTGGAAATGCACGGCGGCCGAACGCGGCCTCTGCCACGGCCTGGGGCCGACTGA
- the LOC142771306 gene encoding uncharacterized protein LOC142771306: MKNTFSNSVVGPHTLDFSLQVANIVAKAHCVLGFVSRVSKLGGPTTFSLLCQSGVLCRLLYGSLTATLLSWVVRVNKRSGQPELLHRQTKHHSSSTVPATEHELLTIAMSAQIPLPYLEHKQKYCTSGGSC, encoded by the exons ATGAAAAATACATTCTCAAACAGTGTCGTAGGGCCCCACACTCTGGACTTCAGCCTTCAGGTTGCAAACATCGTTGCTAAggcccattgtgtccttggtttTGTGTCTAGAGTCTCTAAACTAGGTGGCCCCACTACATTCTCCCTTCT ATGCCAAAGTGGTGTCCTCTGTCGTCTACTCTACGGCTCCCTGACGGCCACCCTCTTATCGTGGGTAGTACGTGTGAATAAGCGGTCAGGTCAGCCGGAGCTTCTCCACAGACAAACAAAGCACCACAGTTCCTCTACTGTCCCAGCGACCGAGCATGAGTTACTCACTATTGCCATGAGTGCTCAG ATACCACTACcatacctggaacacaagcagaaatactGCACTTCAGGGGGATCGTGCTGa